One genomic segment of Paraburkholderia caffeinilytica includes these proteins:
- a CDS encoding sensor histidine kinase produces MKLFTKGLLLIAVPSVVELALLGVVFDTQEQTAQAARWVSNSKQILYQSSAIVDPLLRQAARVRTGMVVGDPSFVDRHTVWVDLGDRLSNLETLVADTPQQVVRVRKMQQAIDAYREQAATISQALRAGHNVNSFAAQDTGALPQQIALFRDQLVEFSHEASRLDVERGAALARRRARQQYALIAAVLGSMLIWAATAMVFARSIGRRLEVLTGNAERLGSGRPLAAPLSGSDEIAALDAVLHQTGERLREAEDEQAVLKVRLEARARELAGVNEELRQETQDNEMFIYSVSHDLRSPLVNLQGFSKELQVSCDELDSLVEAAKLPEAEHRRMVHILDGDVRESLQYLRTAVTRAASIIDALLRISRAGRLEYQWQRVSVGRVVGKVVDALQGAISQRGTVVTVRELPPAWGDPGAIEQIFSNLIGNALNYLDPVRNGRIEIGALEQEPVDETEPRAVRTRTYYVRDNGLGIPAAYMSKVFRAFQRLHGDVASGDGIGLAVVRRMVERHGGRVWVESAEGAGSTFFVVLPEQPARN; encoded by the coding sequence ATGAAACTATTCACCAAGGGTCTGCTGCTGATTGCAGTGCCGAGCGTGGTCGAGCTGGCGCTTCTAGGCGTCGTCTTCGATACCCAGGAGCAAACAGCGCAGGCCGCGCGGTGGGTCAGCAACAGCAAGCAGATCCTTTATCAGTCGTCGGCCATTGTCGATCCGCTGCTGCGTCAGGCCGCGCGGGTTCGCACGGGCATGGTCGTCGGCGATCCGTCGTTCGTCGACCGCCACACCGTATGGGTCGATCTCGGCGACCGGCTGTCGAATCTCGAAACGCTGGTGGCCGATACGCCGCAGCAGGTCGTGCGGGTGCGCAAGATGCAACAGGCGATCGACGCCTACCGCGAGCAGGCCGCCACGATCTCGCAGGCGCTGCGCGCGGGGCACAACGTGAATTCGTTTGCCGCGCAGGACACGGGCGCGCTCCCTCAGCAGATCGCGCTGTTTCGCGACCAGCTCGTTGAGTTCAGTCATGAGGCCTCGCGGCTCGACGTCGAGCGCGGCGCGGCGCTGGCACGGCGCCGCGCCCGCCAGCAATACGCACTGATCGCCGCGGTGCTGGGCTCGATGCTGATCTGGGCAGCCACCGCCATGGTGTTTGCGCGCAGCATCGGCCGGCGGCTGGAGGTGTTGACGGGCAATGCCGAGCGTCTGGGCAGCGGGCGCCCGCTCGCGGCGCCGCTATCGGGCAGCGACGAAATTGCCGCGCTCGACGCGGTGCTGCATCAGACCGGCGAGCGCCTGCGCGAAGCAGAAGACGAGCAGGCCGTGCTGAAAGTACGGCTCGAAGCGCGCGCGCGGGAACTGGCCGGCGTCAACGAGGAGCTGCGCCAGGAGACGCAGGACAATGAAATGTTCATCTATAGCGTGTCGCACGATCTGCGTTCGCCGCTGGTGAATCTGCAAGGCTTTTCGAAAGAATTGCAGGTGTCGTGCGACGAACTGGACAGCCTCGTCGAGGCGGCGAAACTGCCGGAGGCCGAACATCGGCGGATGGTGCATATCCTTGACGGCGACGTGCGCGAGTCTTTGCAATATCTTCGCACCGCGGTGACGCGGGCGGCGTCGATCATCGACGCGCTGTTGAGGATTTCACGTGCCGGGCGGCTCGAATATCAGTGGCAGCGCGTGAGCGTCGGCCGGGTGGTGGGCAAAGTGGTCGATGCGCTGCAAGGCGCCATCAGCCAGCGCGGGACGGTGGTGACCGTGCGCGAGTTACCGCCGGCATGGGGCGACCCGGGTGCGATCGAGCAGATTTTCAGCAACCTGATCGGTAACGCGCTCAATTATCTCGACCCGGTACGCAATGGGCGCATCGAGATTGGCGCGCTGGAGCAGGAACCGGTCGACGAGACGGAGCCGCGCGCGGTGCGCACGCGCACCTATTATGTGCGCGACAACGGGCTTGGGATTCCGGCGGCGTATATGTCGAAGGTGTTCCGGGCGTTTCAGCGCCTGCACGGCGACGTCGCGAGCGGAGACGGCATCGGCCTCGCGGTGGTGCGGCGGATGGTGGAACGGCACGGCGGCCGTGTTTGGGTGGAGTCGGCGGAAGGCGCGGGGTCGACCTTTTTCGTCGTGTTACCAGAACAGCCTGCGCGCAATTGA
- a CDS encoding response regulator has protein sequence MSHGETVSIVLIEDDDGHATLVERNLRRAGISNGFVRFRDGQQALDYFFGPAPADAAARPYPPREDLTNFVVLLDLKMPRVDGFEVLRRLKDSPQTAAVPVIVLTTTDDPREIARCYELGCNVYITKPVEYDAFIEAVRRLGFFLQVVKLPPGHRLAAP, from the coding sequence ATGAGTCACGGGGAAACGGTCAGCATCGTGCTGATCGAAGATGACGACGGCCACGCCACGCTGGTCGAGCGCAATCTGCGCCGCGCCGGTATTTCGAACGGTTTTGTGCGCTTTCGCGACGGCCAGCAGGCACTCGATTATTTCTTCGGTCCGGCGCCGGCGGACGCCGCTGCCCGCCCTTACCCGCCGCGCGAAGATCTGACGAATTTCGTCGTGCTGCTCGATCTGAAAATGCCGCGCGTGGATGGCTTCGAGGTGTTGCGGCGTCTGAAGGATTCGCCGCAGACAGCCGCGGTGCCCGTGATCGTACTGACCACAACCGACGATCCGCGCGAAATCGCGCGCTGTTACGAACTGGGCTGCAATGTCTATATCACCAAGCCGGTCGAATACGACGCGTTCATCGAAGCCGTGCGCCGTCTCGGCTTCTTCCTGCAGGTGGTCAAACTGCCGCCGGGCCACCGGCTGGCCGCGCCGTGA
- a CDS encoding hybrid sensor histidine kinase/response regulator, which yields MTEEVSTQPAAYVLVVDDDEGILRLARKSLERAGCRVAICSQVEAARERLVAGAPDLLVLDYQLSGPETGLDFFRRLRAEGVRIPAILVTGFTDESRVIEALRAGVSDVVPKSGDYLDYLPEAVERVLSQVRLQKASDEALLLRDREQHYRTLSEALPHLVLTCNAAGDCDFLSKQWFDYTGLAESSSYGLAWLDAVHPDDREEIRRTWLKAVTSGAGDYRHELRIRRHDGAYRWFDIRAVAMRDAEGNVSKWFGSCTDIHPQREAIEERERLLASEQAARQIAEEANRAKDRFLAMLSHELRTPLTPVLAGASVLEMIPGLPDQARSSVRMIRRNVELEARLIDDLLDLTRVANGKLRLSLETVDVHEVIDSVLELFRSEIQVKQQDVHVGKNAQHHYVLADRARLQQMLWNLIRNAAKFTPDGGHIYVRTHDERMHVQISVEDTGIGIEPEQIGKLFNAFEQGNQNMTRQFGGLGLGLAITKALTDVHGGTVIAQSPGAHCGATFTITLPTAAAPEELTPVAAPNEVHHPGVLTILLIEDHVDTAEVMAQLIRSQGHDVTTVGRVDDALAATQSQKFDLVISDVGLPDGTGLDFVKAFREHSDAPAVALTGFGTDEDVRRCLSAGFTSHLTKPVNFGQLETMIESAVTRKADKNEGEA from the coding sequence ATGACCGAAGAAGTGTCCACGCAGCCCGCCGCGTATGTGCTGGTCGTCGATGACGACGAAGGCATCCTGCGGCTCGCGCGCAAGTCGCTCGAACGCGCCGGCTGCCGGGTCGCAATCTGCTCGCAGGTCGAAGCGGCCCGCGAGCGGCTCGTCGCGGGCGCGCCCGACCTGCTCGTGCTCGACTACCAACTGAGTGGGCCGGAGACCGGCCTCGACTTTTTTCGGCGCCTGCGTGCGGAAGGCGTGCGGATTCCCGCCATCCTCGTCACCGGTTTCACCGACGAATCCCGTGTGATCGAAGCCTTGCGCGCGGGCGTGTCCGATGTGGTGCCGAAATCCGGCGACTACCTCGACTACCTGCCCGAGGCGGTGGAGCGGGTGCTGTCCCAGGTGCGTTTGCAAAAGGCCTCGGACGAAGCCTTGCTGCTGCGCGATCGCGAGCAGCATTACCGCACCTTGTCGGAGGCGTTGCCGCACCTCGTGCTGACCTGCAATGCCGCGGGCGATTGCGACTTCCTGTCGAAACAGTGGTTCGATTACACGGGGCTGGCGGAAAGCAGTTCGTACGGTCTCGCGTGGCTCGACGCGGTACATCCCGACGATCGCGAAGAGATTCGCCGCACCTGGCTCAAGGCGGTCACGAGCGGCGCCGGCGATTATCGGCACGAGCTGCGGATCCGCCGCCACGATGGCGCATATCGCTGGTTCGACATCCGCGCGGTTGCCATGCGCGATGCCGAAGGCAACGTCAGCAAATGGTTCGGCAGTTGCACGGACATCCATCCGCAGCGCGAGGCGATCGAGGAGCGCGAACGGCTGCTCGCCTCGGAGCAGGCCGCCCGCCAGATCGCCGAAGAAGCCAATCGTGCGAAAGACCGCTTCCTCGCGATGCTGTCGCACGAATTGCGTACACCGCTCACGCCGGTTCTGGCGGGCGCCAGCGTGCTTGAGATGATCCCGGGCCTGCCCGATCAGGCGCGTTCGAGCGTGCGCATGATTCGCCGCAACGTCGAACTCGAAGCGCGCCTGATCGACGACCTGCTCGATCTCACGCGCGTGGCGAACGGCAAACTGCGTTTGTCGCTCGAAACCGTCGACGTGCACGAGGTGATCGACAGTGTGCTCGAACTCTTTCGCAGTGAGATCCAGGTCAAGCAGCAGGACGTGCACGTCGGCAAGAATGCGCAACACCACTACGTGCTTGCCGACCGCGCACGGCTGCAACAGATGCTGTGGAACCTGATTCGCAACGCCGCCAAGTTCACGCCGGACGGCGGCCATATCTATGTGCGCACGCACGATGAGCGCATGCACGTGCAGATCTCGGTCGAGGATACGGGCATCGGCATCGAGCCCGAACAGATCGGCAAGCTTTTCAACGCGTTCGAGCAAGGCAACCAGAACATGACGCGGCAATTCGGCGGCTTGGGCCTGGGCCTCGCGATCACGAAGGCGCTGACCGACGTGCACGGCGGCACGGTGATCGCACAGAGCCCGGGCGCGCACTGCGGGGCGACTTTCACGATCACGCTGCCGACCGCCGCCGCGCCTGAGGAGCTCACGCCCGTCGCGGCGCCCAATGAAGTTCATCATCCCGGCGTGCTGACCATTTTGCTGATCGAAGACCACGTGGATACGGCCGAGGTGATGGCGCAGCTGATTCGCAGCCAGGGTCACGACGTGACCACGGTGGGCCGTGTGGACGATGCTCTCGCCGCAACCCAGTCGCAAAAGTTCGATCTCGTGATCAGCGATGTGGGCTTGCCCGACGGCACCGGCCTCGATTTCGTCAAAGCGTTCCGCGAGCATTCCGATGCGCCCGCGGTTGCGTTGACCGGCTTCGGCACGGACGAGGATGTGCGCCGTTGCCTGAGTGCCGGCTTTACTTCGCATCTGACCAAACCGGTCAATTTCGGACAGCTCGAGACGATGATCGAAAGCGCGGTGACCCGGAAGGCGGATAAGAACGAAGGGGAAGCGTAG
- the mscL gene encoding large conductance mechanosensitive channel protein MscL encodes MSMIKEFKEFALKGNVMDLAVGVIIGGAFSTIVNSIVKDLIMPVVGVATGGLDFSNKFVRLGDIPASFKGSPESYKDLQTAGVAVFGYGSFITVAINFVILAFIIFLMVKFINNLRKPAEAAPAEPPPTPEEVVLLREIRDSLKSSPQR; translated from the coding sequence ATGAGCATGATCAAGGAATTCAAGGAATTTGCCCTCAAAGGCAACGTAATGGATCTCGCCGTCGGGGTGATTATCGGCGGCGCATTTTCCACCATCGTCAATTCAATTGTTAAAGACCTGATCATGCCGGTTGTCGGCGTCGCCACCGGCGGCCTCGATTTCTCCAACAAGTTCGTTCGCCTCGGCGATATTCCCGCCAGTTTCAAAGGCAGTCCCGAATCGTATAAAGACTTGCAGACGGCAGGCGTGGCGGTGTTCGGTTATGGCTCGTTTATCACCGTGGCCATCAACTTCGTGATTCTCGCGTTCATCATTTTCCTGATGGTCAAATTCATCAACAATCTGCGCAAGCCGGCGGAAGCCGCACCGGCAGAGCCGCCGCCTACGCCGGAAGAGGTCGTGCTGCTGCGTGAAATCCGCGATTCGCTGAAGAGCTCGCCGCAGCGGTAA
- a CDS encoding threonine/serine dehydratase, whose protein sequence is MSTATPQHTDHTINGEPIPTLDDIATQHFALTPWVTRTPVFDRLDFPSLEGTVVNFKFELLQAGGSFKARGAFTNLLALDEAQRSAGVTCVSGGNHAVAVAYAAMRLGIGAKVVLFRAANPARVALCRQYRAEIVFAENLAEAFELVRRIEAEEGRYFVHPFNGYRTVLGSATLGYEWATQTPDLEAVIVPIGGGGLAAGVATAMRLANPRVHVYGVEPEGSDAMGKSFAANHTVKMGHMHTIADSLASPHTEEYSYELCRRHIDQLVTVSDDQLRAAMLTLFGQLKLAVEPACAAATAALLGPLCETLQGKRVGVLLCGTNTDPVSFAAHIERARHSQSQSPE, encoded by the coding sequence ATGTCAACCGCCACGCCGCAGCACACCGACCATACGATCAACGGCGAGCCGATCCCCACTCTCGACGACATCGCCACGCAACACTTTGCGTTGACGCCGTGGGTCACGCGAACGCCGGTGTTCGACCGGCTCGATTTTCCGTCGCTGGAAGGCACGGTGGTGAACTTCAAGTTCGAGTTGCTGCAGGCGGGCGGCAGTTTCAAGGCGCGCGGCGCGTTCACCAACCTGCTCGCGCTCGACGAAGCGCAACGCAGCGCGGGCGTCACGTGCGTATCGGGCGGCAATCATGCGGTGGCGGTTGCGTACGCGGCAATGCGCCTTGGCATTGGCGCGAAGGTCGTGCTGTTTCGCGCCGCCAATCCGGCGCGCGTCGCGTTGTGCCGGCAGTATCGCGCCGAGATCGTCTTTGCGGAAAACCTGGCCGAAGCCTTCGAGCTGGTGCGCCGTATCGAGGCAGAGGAAGGCCGTTATTTCGTGCATCCGTTCAACGGCTATCGCACGGTGTTGGGCTCGGCCACGCTCGGCTATGAGTGGGCCACGCAAACGCCCGATCTCGAAGCGGTGATCGTGCCGATCGGCGGCGGCGGTCTCGCTGCCGGCGTGGCCACCGCCATGCGGCTCGCGAATCCGCGGGTGCACGTGTACGGCGTCGAACCGGAAGGATCGGATGCGATGGGCAAAAGCTTCGCCGCGAATCACACGGTCAAGATGGGCCACATGCACACCATTGCCGATTCATTGGCATCGCCGCATACCGAGGAATACAGCTACGAGTTGTGCCGCCGCCATATCGACCAGCTCGTCACCGTATCCGACGACCAGTTGCGCGCGGCCATGCTGACCTTGTTCGGACAACTGAAGCTGGCCGTCGAACCGGCCTGCGCCGCCGCCACCGCGGCGCTGCTCGGGCCGCTGTGCGAAACGCTGCAAGGCAAACGCGTGGGCGTGCTGCTGTGCGGCACCAATACCGATCCGGTCAGTTTTGCCGCGCATATCGAACGGGCGCGTCACAGCCAGTCACAGTCTCCCGAATAA
- the argE gene encoding acetylornithine deacetylase: MSHVAETAQSSQTPASGSTSSSSASLPASLPWVTRLVSMDTVSRNPNLGLIETVRDELRAVGVEATLTHDESGKWANLFATIPAHDGETNGGVVLSGHTDVVPVDGQQWDSDPFKPEIRGDKLYGRGTCDMKGFIGAALTLVPEMQRTKLARPIHFALSFDEEVGCAGAPLLIADLMKRGVKPDGCIVGEPTSMRPIVAHKGINAYQCCVRGQAAHSSLTPKGLNAIEYAARLICYIRDMADQFRAQGPFDELYDVPFTTAQTSTIVGGNAINTVPAECKFQFEFRNLPTLDPEPIFARIDQYARETLLPKMLREHPSAAIEITKIAAAPGLDSSEQAAITQLVRALTADQDKRKVAYGTEAGLFSLAGIPSIVCGPGDIQQAHKANEFVALDQLVECERFLQKFIHSMSVEAHAH; the protein is encoded by the coding sequence ATGTCTCACGTCGCTGAAACAGCGCAGTCCTCGCAAACGCCCGCCTCCGGATCGACTTCCTCCTCGTCTGCATCGCTGCCCGCCTCGCTTCCCTGGGTGACCCGTCTGGTGTCGATGGACACGGTAAGCCGCAATCCGAATCTCGGTCTGATCGAAACCGTGCGCGACGAATTGCGCGCGGTCGGCGTCGAAGCCACGCTCACTCACGACGAAAGCGGCAAATGGGCGAATCTGTTCGCAACGATTCCCGCACACGACGGCGAGACCAACGGCGGCGTGGTGCTGTCTGGCCATACCGACGTCGTGCCGGTAGACGGTCAGCAATGGGACAGCGATCCGTTCAAGCCGGAAATCCGCGGCGACAAGCTGTACGGCCGCGGCACCTGCGACATGAAGGGCTTCATCGGCGCGGCGCTGACACTCGTGCCCGAGATGCAGCGCACGAAACTTGCCAGGCCGATTCACTTCGCGTTGTCGTTCGACGAGGAAGTGGGCTGCGCCGGCGCACCGCTCCTGATCGCCGATCTGATGAAGCGTGGCGTGAAGCCGGACGGCTGCATTGTCGGCGAGCCGACCAGCATGCGCCCGATCGTGGCGCACAAAGGCATCAATGCCTATCAGTGCTGCGTGCGCGGCCAGGCGGCGCATTCGTCGCTCACACCGAAGGGCTTGAACGCGATCGAATACGCCGCGCGGCTGATCTGCTACATCCGCGACATGGCCGATCAATTCCGCGCGCAAGGCCCGTTCGACGAACTGTACGACGTGCCCTTCACCACCGCGCAAACCAGCACGATCGTCGGCGGCAATGCGATCAATACCGTGCCGGCCGAATGCAAGTTCCAGTTCGAATTCCGCAACCTGCCCACGCTCGACCCCGAACCGATCTTCGCGCGCATCGATCAATATGCACGCGAAACGCTGCTGCCGAAAATGTTGCGCGAGCATCCATCCGCCGCCATCGAGATCACGAAGATCGCCGCGGCGCCAGGACTCGATTCGTCTGAACAAGCCGCGATCACGCAACTCGTGCGGGCGCTGACCGCGGACCAGGACAAGCGTAAGGTCGCCTACGGCACCGAAGCAGGGCTGTTCTCGCTAGCGGGCATTCCGAGCATCGTGTGCGGCCCCGGCGACATCCAGCAGGCGCACAAAGCCAACGAATTCGTCGCGCTGGATCAGCTGGTGGAATGCGAACGCTTCCTGCAAAAATTCATCCACAGCATGTCGGTCGAGGCGCACGCGCACTGA
- the mfd gene encoding transcription-repair coupling factor, with protein sequence MPDIAASSQYAPPVALVKAGQRFAFDGTHGSSDALLIARYHLAYREKMPLLAVVCESAVDAQRLAQEIGFFAPEARVRLLPDWETLPYDTFSPHQDLVSERLATLHDLGDGRCDILLVPATTALYRMPPASFMAGYTFSFSQGERLDEARLKAQLTLAGYEHVSQVVRPGEYCVRGSLLDLYPMGSPLPYRIDLFDDQVDSIRAFDPDTQRSLYPVKDVRLLPGREFPFDEAARTAFRSRWRETFEGDPSRASIYKDIGNGVPSAGIEYYLPLFFEETATLFHYLPEGAQLAFVGDLDAAIRRFTNDTRQRYNFLSHDRDRPILEPQRLFLSDEDFFAFAKPFARLALPANAGGGWSTSLPDLAIDRHAEDPVSALRAYLETTPNRVLFATESAGRRETLLQLLADNRLKPVSSDSFQDWLTSDEPFSLGVAPLANGFAVPVDGIAIITETELYGPLARRAGRRRQEQASNVDSMVRDLSELKIGDPVVHSQHGIGRYMGLVTMDLGEGETEFLHLEYASDSKLYVPVAQLHVISRYSGADPESAPLHSLGSGQWEKAKRKAAQQIRDTAAELLNLYARRALREGHAFPLEPKDYVKFAESFGFEETPDQAAAIAAVIGDMTSGKPMDRLVCGDVGFGKTEVALRAAFIAVMGGKQVALLSPTTLLAEQHTQTFTDRFSDWPVRIAELSRFKSTKEVNAAIQQINEGTVDVVIGTHKLLSSDVQFKRLGLVIIDEEHRFGVRQKEALKALRAEVDVLTLTATPIPRTLGMALEGLRDFSVIATAPQKRLAIKTFVRREEDSVIREAMLRELKRGGQVYFLHNEVETIENRRQMLEALVPEARIAVAHGQMHERELERVMRDFVAQRANVLLCTTIIETGIDVPSANTILIHRADKFGLAQLHQLRGRVGRSHHQAYSYLLVHDPQGLTKQAQRRLEAIQQMEELGSGFYLAMHDLEIRGTGEVLGDKQSGEIQEIGFQLYTDMLNDAVKALKEGKEPDLTAPLAATTEINLHAPAILPADYCGDVQERLSLYKRLANCEHNDSIDGIQEELIDRFGKLPPQAHALVETHRLRLAAKPLGISKIDAGEAVIGLQFIPNPPIDAMRIIEMVQKHKHIKLAGQDKLRIETRSPDLAVRVATVKETLRALGTPSRGTAATAAAR encoded by the coding sequence ATGCCAGACATCGCCGCATCATCGCAGTACGCCCCGCCCGTCGCGCTTGTCAAGGCCGGCCAGCGTTTCGCCTTCGACGGCACGCACGGCTCGTCCGACGCGCTGCTGATCGCCCGCTACCATCTCGCCTATCGCGAGAAGATGCCGCTTCTCGCGGTCGTCTGCGAAAGTGCCGTCGACGCGCAGCGGCTCGCGCAGGAAATCGGCTTTTTCGCGCCCGAGGCACGCGTGCGCTTGCTGCCGGACTGGGAAACGCTGCCTTACGACACCTTCTCGCCGCACCAGGACCTGGTCTCCGAGCGCCTCGCCACGCTGCACGATCTCGGCGACGGCCGCTGCGACATTCTGCTGGTGCCGGCCACCACGGCCCTGTACCGGATGCCGCCCGCCTCGTTCATGGCGGGCTACACGTTCTCGTTCTCGCAAGGCGAGCGCCTCGACGAAGCCAGGCTCAAGGCGCAATTGACGCTCGCCGGCTACGAGCACGTGAGCCAGGTGGTGCGTCCCGGCGAATACTGCGTGCGCGGCTCGCTGCTCGACCTCTACCCGATGGGCTCGCCCCTGCCGTACCGGATCGACCTGTTCGACGACCAGGTCGACTCGATCCGCGCATTCGACCCGGACACCCAGCGCAGCCTCTATCCGGTGAAGGACGTGCGTCTGCTGCCGGGCCGCGAATTCCCCTTCGACGAAGCCGCGCGCACGGCTTTTCGCAGCCGCTGGCGCGAGACCTTCGAGGGCGATCCGAGCCGCGCGTCGATTTACAAGGACATCGGCAACGGCGTGCCGTCGGCGGGCATCGAGTACTATCTGCCGCTCTTCTTCGAAGAAACGGCGACGCTGTTCCACTACCTGCCCGAAGGCGCGCAACTGGCGTTCGTCGGCGATCTGGACGCGGCGATCCGGCGCTTCACCAACGACACCAGACAGCGCTACAACTTCCTGTCGCACGATCGCGACCGGCCGATTCTGGAGCCGCAGCGCCTGTTCCTCTCGGACGAGGATTTCTTTGCGTTCGCCAAGCCGTTCGCGCGGCTCGCCTTGCCAGCCAACGCGGGCGGCGGCTGGTCGACCTCATTGCCGGATCTTGCGATCGACCGCCACGCGGAGGATCCGGTCTCGGCCTTGCGCGCCTATCTCGAGACCACGCCGAACCGTGTGCTGTTCGCCACGGAATCGGCGGGCCGTCGTGAAACGCTCCTGCAACTGCTCGCCGACAATCGCCTGAAGCCCGTCTCGAGCGACAGCTTCCAGGACTGGCTCACGAGCGACGAACCTTTTTCGCTGGGCGTCGCGCCTTTGGCGAACGGCTTTGCGGTACCCGTCGACGGCATCGCGATCATCACCGAGACGGAGCTTTACGGCCCGCTCGCGCGCCGCGCGGGACGCCGCCGTCAGGAACAGGCGAGCAACGTCGATTCGATGGTGCGCGATCTGTCCGAACTGAAGATCGGCGATCCGGTCGTGCATTCGCAGCACGGCATTGGCCGCTATATGGGCCTCGTCACGATGGATCTCGGCGAAGGCGAAACCGAGTTCCTGCACCTCGAATACGCAAGCGACAGCAAGCTCTACGTGCCCGTCGCGCAGTTGCACGTGATTTCGCGCTACAGCGGCGCGGATCCGGAAAGCGCGCCCTTGCATTCGCTCGGCTCAGGACAATGGGAAAAGGCGAAGCGCAAAGCCGCGCAGCAGATCCGCGACACCGCGGCCGAGCTGCTGAACCTGTACGCCCGCCGCGCCCTGCGCGAAGGCCACGCATTCCCGCTCGAACCGAAAGACTACGTGAAGTTCGCCGAGAGCTTCGGCTTCGAGGAAACACCGGACCAGGCCGCGGCGATTGCCGCCGTGATCGGCGACATGACGAGCGGCAAGCCGATGGATCGCCTCGTGTGCGGCGACGTCGGCTTCGGCAAGACCGAAGTGGCACTGCGCGCGGCGTTCATCGCCGTGATGGGCGGCAAGCAGGTTGCGCTGCTCTCGCCCACCACGCTGCTCGCCGAACAGCACACGCAAACCTTCACCGACCGCTTCTCCGACTGGCCGGTGCGGATCGCCGAACTGTCGCGCTTCAAGTCGACCAAGGAAGTCAACGCGGCGATCCAGCAGATCAACGAAGGCACCGTCGATGTCGTGATCGGCACGCACAAGCTGCTGTCCTCGGATGTGCAGTTCAAGCGGCTGGGGCTCGTGATCATCGACGAGGAGCATCGTTTCGGCGTGCGTCAGAAAGAGGCGCTGAAAGCGTTGCGCGCGGAAGTCGATGTGCTCACGCTCACTGCGACGCCGATCCCGCGTACGCTCGGCATGGCACTCGAGGGCCTGCGCGATTTCTCCGTGATTGCCACCGCGCCGCAAAAGCGCCTTGCGATCAAGACCTTCGTGCGCCGCGAAGAAGACAGCGTGATTCGCGAAGCGATGTTGCGCGAGTTGAAACGGGGCGGCCAGGTGTACTTCCTGCATAACGAAGTCGAAACGATCGAGAATCGCCGGCAGATGCTTGAAGCGCTCGTGCCCGAAGCGCGCATCGCGGTCGCGCATGGACAGATGCATGAGCGCGAACTCGAGCGCGTGATGCGCGACTTCGTTGCCCAACGCGCGAACGTTCTGCTGTGCACGACGATCATCGAAACCGGTATCGACGTGCCGAGTGCCAACACCATCCTGATTCACCGCGCCGACAAGTTCGGCCTCGCGCAGTTGCATCAGCTGCGTGGCCGCGTGGGACGCTCGCATCACCAGGCGTATTCGTATCTGCTGGTGCATGACCCGCAAGGTCTGACCAAGCAGGCGCAGCGCCGTCTCGAAGCGATCCAGCAAATGGAGGAGCTCGGTTCGGGCTTCTATCTCGCGATGCACGACCTCGAGATTCGCGGTACGGGCGAGGTGCTTGGCGACAAACAATCGGGTGAGATTCAGGAGATCGGATTCCAGCTTTACACCGACATGCTGAACGACGCCGTGAAGGCGCTCAAGGAAGGCAAGGAGCCGGACCTCACCGCGCCGCTGGCGGCGACCACCGAGATCAATCTGCACGCACCCGCGATTCTGCCGGCGGACTATTGCGGCGACGTGCAGGAACGCCTCTCGCTCTACAAACGCCTCGCCAATTGCGAACACAACGATTCGATCGACGGCATTCAGGAAGAGTTGATCGACCGCTTCGGCAAGTTGCCGCCGCAAGCGCATGCGCTTGTCGAGACGCATCGGCTGCGACTGGCGGCGAAGCCCTTGGGCATCTCGAAGATCGATGCGGGTGAAGCGGTGATCGGCTTGCAGTTCATCCCCAATCCGCCGATCGACGCGATGCGGATCATCGAGATGGTGCAGAAACACAAGCACATCAAGCTCGCGGGCCAGGACAAGCTGCGTATTGAAACGCGCAGCCCGGACCTCGCCGTGCGCGTGGCAACGGTGAAAGAAACCTTGCGCGCGCTCGGCACGCCCAGCCGCGGCACCGCGGCCACGGCTGCCGCGCGCTAG